In a single window of the Streptomyces sp. NBC_00285 genome:
- a CDS encoding ABC transporter permease, with the protein MFRTALRNVLAHKARLLMTMLAVLLGVAFVVGTLVFTDTVANAYKERYLTTLRDVSVQVTPPFDEESGEPATMGEDTLRRLQRLPGVASVTGSVEGFAAVAAKDGHPLGEGKVAMAGNYFPQADGKDERHPLTTGRAPTGPDEVLVDTSTADQGGYKVGDTVRLAIDGPVLHKKLVGIVRTDDTSGSGGTSVFFDNATAQKLLLKPGQYDGFSLKAERGASEQRLAAEARDLLPKDSDISTGAQMREQQRAEAAEGADGLSQVLLVFAAIALFVGIFVIGNTFTMLVTQRSQEMALMRAVGAERRQVTRSVLIEAALLGLCAGAAGFLLGIGVAMSMRQLFASTGSGVPDGPLVVAPGTVLVSFLVGVVVTTLAAYLPARRAAAVPPVAAMSALHTPPPVRSLRRRNTIGVALIVLGVLGVVAAASSGDQGRTIVLFPSALLLIGLIVVTPALSGPAIALAGPLLRRFGVPGTLAPRNARRNPRRTASTASALMIGLSMVTGLTVVAVSATASLRQRAESTVTADFEISSRRGGSLPASVHDTLAKSTAVTSSSPQRLSTVRIGGDEVNLTGVDTRSIGDLLDPSFASGSLAALGAGGGKNLLIDTSTADVYGWTMGRRVAVVYGDGSRGTLRIGGIYRNDEFLPATMMPLATLQPHLKEVEDTSVLVHTKDGDGETVRRSLQRALDQNPLIRLRNTDDLADSAGGGDITLLLNMLYGLLAMAVVIAVLGVVNTLAMSVFERTREIGMLRAVGLQPEQTKRMIHLESVLISLFGALLGIGAGIFLGWAAGRIASDGIQGYEMVVPWGRIAVALVGAALVGVVAGLWPARRAARLNVLTALKAD; encoded by the coding sequence GTGTTCCGCACCGCCTTGCGCAATGTCCTCGCGCACAAAGCCCGCCTGCTGATGACCATGCTCGCCGTTCTGCTCGGCGTCGCCTTCGTCGTGGGCACCCTCGTCTTCACCGACACCGTCGCCAACGCCTACAAGGAGCGGTACCTCACCACCCTGCGCGATGTCTCAGTTCAGGTCACACCGCCGTTCGACGAGGAATCCGGCGAGCCCGCAACCATGGGTGAGGACACGCTCCGGCGCCTGCAACGGCTGCCCGGCGTGGCGTCCGTGACCGGCTCCGTCGAAGGATTCGCCGCCGTGGCCGCGAAGGACGGCCACCCCCTCGGCGAGGGCAAGGTGGCCATGGCGGGCAACTACTTCCCCCAGGCCGACGGCAAGGACGAACGCCATCCGCTGACCACCGGACGCGCCCCCACCGGGCCCGACGAGGTGCTGGTGGACACCAGCACCGCCGACCAGGGCGGCTACAAGGTGGGCGACACCGTCCGGCTGGCCATCGACGGACCGGTGCTGCACAAGAAGCTCGTCGGCATCGTCCGCACCGACGACACCTCCGGCTCCGGCGGCACCTCGGTGTTCTTCGACAACGCCACCGCGCAGAAACTGCTTCTGAAGCCGGGTCAGTACGACGGCTTCTCCCTCAAGGCCGAGCGCGGCGCCTCCGAGCAGCGCCTCGCGGCCGAGGCGCGCGACCTGCTGCCCAAGGACTCCGACATCAGCACGGGGGCGCAGATGCGCGAGCAGCAGCGGGCCGAGGCCGCCGAGGGGGCGGACGGGCTCAGCCAGGTACTGCTCGTCTTCGCGGCCATCGCCCTGTTCGTCGGCATCTTCGTCATCGGCAACACCTTCACCATGCTGGTCACCCAGCGTTCGCAGGAGATGGCCCTGATGCGGGCCGTCGGCGCCGAACGCCGCCAGGTGACCCGTTCCGTCCTCATCGAGGCCGCCCTGCTGGGGCTGTGCGCAGGGGCCGCAGGGTTCCTCCTCGGTATCGGCGTGGCCATGAGCATGCGGCAACTGTTCGCGTCCACCGGATCCGGCGTCCCCGACGGGCCGTTGGTCGTCGCTCCGGGCACCGTGCTGGTCTCATTCCTGGTGGGCGTCGTCGTCACCACGCTCGCCGCCTATCTGCCGGCCCGCCGCGCCGCCGCCGTGCCTCCCGTGGCCGCCATGTCCGCGCTCCACACACCCCCGCCGGTCCGCAGCCTCCGCAGGCGCAACACCATCGGTGTCGCCCTGATCGTGCTCGGTGTGCTCGGCGTGGTCGCCGCGGCGTCCAGCGGCGACCAGGGCCGCACCATCGTCCTCTTCCCGTCCGCCCTGCTGCTCATCGGCCTCATCGTGGTGACCCCGGCGCTCTCCGGCCCGGCCATCGCCCTGGCCGGGCCCCTCCTGCGCCGCTTCGGTGTCCCGGGCACGCTGGCCCCCCGCAACGCCCGGCGCAATCCCCGGCGCACCGCCTCCACCGCCTCGGCCCTGATGATCGGGCTGTCCATGGTCACCGGCCTCACGGTGGTCGCGGTGTCCGCCACGGCATCACTGCGCCAGCGGGCCGAGAGCACCGTCACGGCCGACTTCGAGATCTCGTCGAGGAGAGGCGGCTCCCTGCCGGCGTCGGTCCATGACACCTTGGCGAAGTCCACGGCCGTGACCTCCTCGAGCCCGCAGCGCCTGAGCACCGTCCGGATCGGCGGCGACGAGGTGAACCTGACCGGTGTGGACACCCGGAGCATCGGCGACCTTCTCGACCCGAGCTTCGCATCGGGTTCGCTCGCGGCACTGGGCGCCGGAGGCGGCAAGAACCTGCTGATCGACACCTCGACGGCCGACGTCTACGGATGGACCATGGGCCGGCGCGTTGCGGTGGTCTACGGCGACGGCAGCCGGGGCACCCTGCGGATCGGAGGCATCTACCGCAACGACGAATTCCTCCCGGCCACCATGATGCCGCTCGCCACCCTCCAGCCCCATCTGAAGGAGGTCGAGGACACCTCGGTCCTGGTGCACACCAAGGACGGCGACGGCGAGACGGTACGGCGGTCCCTGCAGCGCGCCCTCGACCAGAACCCCCTCATCCGGCTTCGGAACACCGATGACCTGGCCGATTCCGCCGGCGGCGGGGACATCACCCTGCTCCTCAACATGCTGTACGGGCTGCTGGCCATGGCCGTGGTGATCGCCGTCCTGGGAGTCGTCAACACCCTCGCGATGTCCGTGTTCGAACGCACCCGTGAGATCGGGATGCTGCGCGCGGTGGGGCTCCAGCCCGAGCAGACCAAACGGATGATCCACCTGGAGTCCGTCCTCATCTCGCTGTTCGGGGCCCTTCTGGGCATCGGCGCGGGCATCTTCCTCGGCTGGGCCGCGGGCAGGATCGCCTCCGACGGCATCCAGGGGTACGAGATGGTCGTCCCCTGGGGCCGCATCGCCGTGGCCCTCGTGGGCGCCGCACTCGTCGGCGTGGTGGCGGGACTCTGGCCCGCCCGCCGGGCGGCCCGGCTGAACGTCCTCACCGCCCTCAAGGCGGACTGA